From a single Aspergillus puulaauensis MK2 DNA, chromosome 2, nearly complete sequence genomic region:
- the pakA gene encoding mitogen-activated protein kinase kinase kinase kinase STE20 (COG:T;~EggNog:ENOG410PGP3;~InterPro:IPR017441,IPR000095,IPR008271,IPR033923, IPR000719,IPR011009,IPR036936;~PFAM:PF07714,PF00069,PF00786;~go_function: GO:0004672 - protein kinase activity [Evidence IEA];~go_function: GO:0004674 - protein serine/threonine kinase activity [Evidence IEA];~go_function: GO:0005524 - ATP binding [Evidence IEA];~go_process: GO:0006468 - protein phosphorylation [Evidence IEA]), producing the protein MNHDSFSSFKFRRPSSKLHKDPPSYGSRPPSTQQNPTSLKRHPSAPVYPRSSAAGSREHLRTRSNAYGSSSSSLDQNSAGASPVLGNNESPQLHSSQSSSRSRPPYSGRLSLNDQSSDELIGAPFDSRGMLSALEENTAESDRSYQPPNPTGRFEKPPNFRSQTAPNARALRQSASFTTLHPRMEGLSNSGSNDRSASTKRFSDEANPIRPAGPSRSKKSSFSSFVNSMLGSPRGIKISAPENPVHVTHVGYDNQTGQFTGLPKEWQRLLQESGITQKEQEEHPQTMVDIMRFYEKNARGDDEVWHKFDHAYPQHQTAASPVSQQAGSAAAAYGAQRTSPPTSPRFPQNHEGSFENPRAPPPIPRASPAVAQAMSPPLGSLVPNRAPPKPPTAANLVPNRPAPQPPTTNAYVSNRAAPETHSPQFNTPPIPETEPLASEPQRSRSNSKTNGSQGQWSVTPTQYQQQQEQAMAAAQQALAHKQLERSRSQRQQQQSPRLEQKPVAQPAPQHPAQTEDIALAQASQNARAPPAARPRQRARQSNAMDVRGRLVAICTPGDPTKLYYNLSKIGQGASGGVFTAYANNSNECVAIKQMNLDLQPKKDLIINEILVMKDSKHKNIVNFLDSYLHGLDLWVVMEYMEGGSLTDVVTFNIMSEGQIAAVCRETLNGLQHLHSKGVIHRDIKSDNILLAMDGNIKLTDFGFCAQINDSQNKRNTMVGTPYWMAPEVVTRKEYGRKVDIWSLGIMAIEMIEGEPPYLTESPLRALYLIATNGTPKIKDEHNLSPVFKDFLHFALRVDPEKRASAHDLLKHPFMSLCSPLNHLSPLVKAARISRAQEKAQKGGV; encoded by the exons ATGAATCACGActctttctcatccttcaaaTTTCGCCGTCCATCGAGCAAACTCCATAAGGACCCTCCTAGCTATGGTTCACGACCCCCCAGCACACAACAGAACCCAACATCACTGAAACGGCACCCCTCTGCACCCGTGTACCCGCGAtcctctgctgctgggagccGAGAACATTTGCGCACCAGGTCCAACGCATAcggatcatcatcgtcatcactCGATCAGAATAGCGCGGGCGCATCTCCGGTCCTCGGGAACAACGAATCCCCCCAACTACACAGCAGCCAGAGTTCTTCTCGATCGCGTCCTCCCTACTCCGGGCGGCTTTCCTTAAACGACCAAAGCTCAGATGAATTAATTGGCGCCCCGTTCGACTCACGGGGTATGTTAAGCGCCCTGGAAGAAAACACTGCAGAGTCCGACAGGAGTTATCAACCACCGAACCCCACTGGAAGATTCGAAAAACCCCCAAATTTCCGATCGCAGACTGCCCCCAACGCACGAGCCTTGAGACAATCGGCAAGTTTTACCACTCTGCATCCCCGAATGGAGGGCCTTTCGAACTCGGGTAGCAATGACCGTTCGGCAAGTACGAAGCGTTTCTCCGATGAGGCCAACCCGATCAGGCCTGCTGGGCCTAGCAGGAGTAAGAAGAGtagcttctccagcttcgTCAATAGCATGCTAGGCTCACCTCGTGGTATTAAAATTTCGGCGCCAGAAAACCCTGTCCACGTCACCCATGTTGGTTACGATAATCAGACAGGCCAATTTACTGGTTTGCCGAAAGAATGGCAGCGGTTATTACAGGAAAGTGGTATCACGCAGAAGGAGCAAGAGGAACACCCGCAGACGATGGTTGACATCATGAGATTTTATGAGAAGAATGCCCGGGGAGATGACGAGGTTTGGCACAAATTTGATCACGCTTACCCTCAACATCAGACAGCTGCTAGTCCTGTATCCCAGCAGGCAGGGTCGGCCGCAGCCGCGTATGGCGCGCAGCGGACATCCCCTCCTACCAGccctcgatttcctcaaAACCATGAGGGCAGTTTTGAAAATCCGCGAGCACCACCTCCGATTCCCCGTGCCTCTCCTGCTGTAGCTCAAGCTATGTCCCCACCATTGGGAAGCCTTGTACCTAACCGAGCACCCCCCAAACCGCCAACAGCCGCCAATTTAGTTCCGAATCGCCCTGCGCCGCAACCTCCTACCACGAACGCCTACGTCTCAAACAGGGCGGCTCCAGAGACCCATAGCCCGCAATTTAATACGCCTCCAATTCCGGAGACTGAGCCATTGGCTTCAGAGCCCCAAAGGAGTCGTTCGAATTCCAAGACAAATGGGTCGCAGGGGCAATGGTCTGTTACTCCAACTCaataccaacagcagcaggagcaagCAATGGCTGCAGCCCAGCAAGCTCTTGCTCACAAACAACTCGAACGAAGCCGCAGccaacgccagcagcaacagtcTCCACGATTAGAACAGAAGCCGGTCGCTCAACCGGCGCCTCAGCACCCCGCACAAACGGAAGATATTGCTCTAGCGCAAGCTTCCCAGAATGCGCGCGCTCCACCGGCAGCTCGACCTCGGCAACGGGCTCGCCAGAGTAATGCCATGGATGTCAGAGGACGATTGGTTGCTATTTGCACACCTGGAGACCCGACAAAGCTCTACTACAACCTGAGCAAAATTGGCCAGGGTGCGTCTGGTGGTGTGTTCACTGCTTATGCAAACAACTCGAATGAATGTGTTGCCATAAAACAAATGAACCTGGATCTGCAGCCGAAGAAAGACCTGATCATCAACGAAATTCTGGTGATGAAGGATAGCAAACACAAAAACATCGTCAATTTCCTGGATTCCTATCTTCATGGGCTAGATCTGTGGGTAGTCATGGAATATATGGAGGGAGGTAGTCTTACCGATGTTGTTACTTTCAACATAATGAGCGAGGGTCAAATTGCCGCCGTTTGCAGAGAG ACACTCAATGGCCTGCAGCATCTTCACTCGAAGGGTGTAATCCATCGTGACATCAAATCGGATAATATTCTCCTTGCGATGGATGGCAATATCAAGCTGA CCGATTTTGGTTTCTGCGCTCAAATCAACGACTCTCAGAATAAGCGAAATACTATGGTTGGTACACCGTATTGGATGGCTCCTGAGGTTGTGACGCGAAAGGAATATGGTCGTAAAGTTGACATCTGGAGTCTTGGAATCATGGCCATCGAGATGATTGAAGGGGAGCCCCCTTATCTCACCGAATCACCTCTGCGGGCCTTGTACTTGATTGCTACAAATGGCACGCCGAAGATCAAGGACGAACACAATTTGTCGCCTGTTTTCAAAGACTTTCTGCATTTTGCTCTTCGGGTGGATCCTGAAAAGCGAGCTTCCGCTCATGATCTATTAAAG CATCCGTTTATGAGCCTTTGCTCTCCTCTCAACCACCTTTCACCCCTCGTTAAGGCTGCACGTATAAGCAGAGCTCAGGAGAAAGCCCAGAAGGGTGGCGTTTAA
- the HSE1 gene encoding ESCRT-0 subunit protein HSE1 (COG:U;~EggNog:ENOG410PKY6;~InterPro:IPR002014,IPR004152,IPR036028,IPR001452, IPR008942;~PFAM:PF14604,PF03127,PF00018,PF00790,PF07653;~go_function: GO:0005515 - protein binding [Evidence IEA];~go_process: GO:0006886 - intracellular protein transport [Evidence IEA]) — MFRAQQNAFDDAVAKATDENLTSENWEYILDVCDKVGAEESGAKDAVAALIKRLAHRNANVQLYTLELANALAQNCGPKIHRELASRSFTDALLRLAGDRNTHQQVKSKILERMEDWTEMFASNPDFGIMEQAYMKLKTQNPNLQPPSKPGKREITDVDRQKEEEELQMALALSIREKPTTASQPQAESSSSAAAPETQTQAGPAGPVLSGTSVATVSRVRALYDFQPSEPGELQFRKGDVIAVLESVYKDWWKGSLRGQTGIFPLNYVEKLPDPTVEELQREAQMEGDVFGQIKNVEKLLTLLSTRNSELNVQDNEEITNLYNSTLSIRPKLIELIGKYSQKKDEFTQLNEKFIKARRDYESLLEASMTQPAQPQYGRPGQPQYGYPGPGAPAGFPQGPPPQNDPQRYFSSRPSDNQPNSSYYPPTTQSPGPGPGQTPPVGAYQQQQQHQQQQQSPAESFQPVHHRPESTYDHPQELGTSVYDSPVERLQYPPGPQGVQPQFSQQPPQQTSQPQFSSAVYPPDNAHNPPSGPDPASQSQPPYPASPVTQPPPPMQQPPPIPGAAPGSAPYPSMSPAPGAYQAYKPPQAGVPNHNPAAFYQ, encoded by the exons ATGTTCCGCGCACAGCAGAACGCTTTTGACGACGCAGTCG CCAAGGCGACAGACGAGAACTTGACCTCCGAGAACTGGGAGTACATTCTT GATGTGTGCGATAAAGTTGGGGCCGAGGAGTCTGG TGCGAAAGATGCAGTCGCAGCTTTAATCAAGAGACTTGCGCATCGGAATGCCAACGTGCAATTGTACACTTTGGAG CTGGCCAATGCGTTAGCGCAGAACTGCGGCCCCAAGATACACCGTGAATTAGCATCGAGAAGCTTCACAGATGCACTATTGCGCCTCGCCGGTGACAGG AATACCCACCAGCAGGTGAAATCCAAGATTCTAGAGCGTATGGAGGATTGGACAGAGATGTTCGCTAGTAACCCAGACTTTGGGATTATGGAACAAGCGTACATGAAATTGAAGACTCAAA ACCCTAACCTCCAACCCCCTTCAAAGCCCGGGAAGCGAGAAATCACCGATGTGGACCgccagaaggaggaagaggagttACAAATGGCGCTTGCCCTTTCCATAAGGGAGAAGCCCACTACGGCCTCTCAGCCACAGGCCgagagcagcagctcagCTGCAGCACCGGAAACCCAGACACAAGCAGGACCTGCCGGACCAGTGCTTTCGGGTACTTCTGTTGCCACTGTTTCCAGGGTCAGGGCGCTATACGACTTCCAGCCGTCCGAGCCCGGGGAGCTACAGTTCCGGAAGGGGGATGTTATTGCTGTGCTCGAGTCCGTGTATAAGGATTGGTGGAAGGGTTCTTTGAGAGGTCAAACTGGAATTTTCCCTCTCAACTACGTTGAGAAACTTCCAGACCCCACTGTCGAAGAGCTTCAGCGCGAAGCTCAAATGGAGGGAGATGTGTTTGGCCAGATCAAGAATGTTGAGAAGCTCTTGACTCTTCTAAGCACGCGTAACTCGGAACTCAATGTTCAAGACAATGAGGAAATAACGAATTTGTACAATTCGACACTATCCATCCGTCCGAAGCTTATTGAGCTCATTGGGAAATATTCACAGAAAAAGG ATGAATTTACCCAGCTCAACGAGAAATTCATCAAAGCGCGAAGGGACTACGAATCTCTCCTGGAGGCGTCCATGACACAGCCCGCGCAACCCCAGTATGGCCGCCCCGGCCAGCCTCAGTATGGATACCCTGGCCCTGGAGCCCCTGCAGGCTTCCCACAAGGGCCACCGCCGCAGAACGATCCTCAAAGATACTTTAGCTCTCGCCCTTCAG ACAACCAGCCTAATAGTTCCTATTACCCCCCAACCACGCAGTCACCGGGACCGGGGCCTGGACAGACTCCTCCAGTAGGAGCatatcagcaacaacaacagcatcagcagcagcagcagtctccAGCAGAATCCTTCCAGCCTGTTCATCACCGCCCCGAATCGACATATGACCACCCACAAGAGCTAGGAACATCGGTTTACGACTCCCCTGTTGAACGATTACAGTACCCTCCCGGACCCCAGGGGGTCCAGCCGCAGTTTtcgcaacaaccaccgcagCAAACGTCACAACCTCAGTTCTCATCTGCGGTCTATCCGCCAGATAATGCACACAATCCACCCAGTGGCCCGGACCCCGCGAGTCAATCCCAGCCTCCTTACCCTGCATCTCCAGTTACCCAACCCCCACCACCAATGCAgcaacctcctcccatccCCGGTGCCGCGCCGGGCTCTGCACCATATCCCTCGATGAGCCCTGCACCGGGCGCTTACCAGGCCTACAAGCCCCCACAAGCTGGCGTACCTAACCATAACCCGGCTGCATTCTACCAGTAG
- the pan2n2 gene encoding poly(A)-specific ribonuclease (COG:L;~EggNog:ENOG410PIB0;~InterPro:IPR012337,IPR038765,IPR036397,IPR015943, IPR013520,IPR028881,IPR028889,IPR030843,IPR036322;~MEROPS:MER0030317;~PFAM:PF13423,PF00929;~go_component: GO:0031251 - PAN complex [Evidence IEA];~go_function: GO:0003676 - nucleic acid binding [Evidence IEA];~go_function: GO:0004535 - poly(A)-specific ribonuclease activity [Evidence IEA];~go_function: GO:0005515 - protein binding [Evidence IEA];~go_process: GO:0000289 - nuclear-transcribed mRNA poly(A) tail shortening [Evidence IEA];~go_process: GO:0006397 - mRNA processing [Evidence IEA]) translates to MEADWNELLRIPVPPPNPHALPTIATTIAFDDVSELLWAGNEYGRVTSFYGPELQRYTSVRAHPVTEGPVRQILFHERGVISLSSKSVHMITRRGLTQWHVTHDEIKELRCMSFTAQTNRIIVAGCQKAMFTIDIDKGTIVDKLRTEHHYVIMKKSRYLCAATDTGSVNALSLSDFSVVKSWKAHGAAVNDMDARNDLLVTCGFSVRHLGSPIVDPLANVYDLKTLSPLPPIPFHAGAAYVRMHPKLQTTSFVASQTGQLQVVDLMNPNAFKLRQATVSFMLGIEISPSGEALAINDAECSIQLWGSPAKIHFNEMSKEVEFADVTPRPPPLDWSPETPLNMIANPKKTRRYQVENTRALASEPALIAPKFLSEKARDQSKARLDDAVGDTAGALSGAKISGESEDDPLLKYSNVEIKYSRFGVDDFDFRFYNQTNFSGLETHIANSFTNSLLQLFKFIPLIRNVALHHAATSCIAESCLLCEMGYLFDMLEKANGQNCQATNLLKTFSSFREASSLGLLEENLTNKSLSVAIQAVNRFFLGQIAQDFRKIMPSSEDLDMRMSTIALESIRCMFCQNEIVRPGNTLVNELIYPTVDIKQARRNPAFRFSNILRASIEREAQNRGWCNYCRRYQQVAMRKTVHRMPLVLMINAAVNNPICRRLWTIPGWLPEEIGIVVEGGQILCVEGEDLRLRIHGKMPGLIVYDLVGLVAEIDIPEHQKAHLVSFVNVSVSSREQETRSRWHLFNDFLVTEVDKDEALRFNQPWKSPCVLAFQVRDARHAVDDTWKDYLDTTLLFRDWSLNNGPPVESRVMLSEEEKPTPGTPVALDTEFVDLEKAEINVKADGSQEIVRPSKSGLARVSVLRGSGVQEGAPFIDDYISVKEPIVDYVTQYSGIKPGDLDPRTTSHNIVPLKVAYKKLWLLLNLGCVFVGHGLASDFRKVNIQVPKKQTVDTQYLFFHPGKNRRLSLRYLAWAVFKEYIQEEPADSNQGHDSIEDARMALRLWKKFQEYEDAGIVGQILEEVFREGSKLGFRPPARNGVATVLSRPGTAVTMQNNNSGRNTPSAPDVGAAAAAASAPATPRQAFRRSIALTPSNGTFSGPGSGEFFGGSPLK, encoded by the exons ATGGAGGCGGATTGGAACGAGTTGTTACGTATCCCGGTTCCCCCTCCGAACCCGCACGCGCTGCCGACGATCGCGACAACAATTGCTTTTGATGATGTTTCGGAACTTTTGTGGGCGGGGAATGAATAT GGCCGAGTCACCTCCTTCTACGGACCTGAACTTCAGAGGTACACCTCCGTTCGTGCCCACCCTGTCACCGAAGGCCCGGTCCGCCAAATATTATTTCATGAGAGAGGCGTTATATCACTTTCTTCGAAGAGTGTGCATATGATTACACGGCGCGGCCTAACGCAATGGCACGTCACCCACGATGAAATTAAGGAACTCCGTTGTATGAGCTTTACGGCTCAAACGAACAGAATCATAGTTGCGGGATGCCAGAAGGCAATGTTTACCATTGATATCGATAAGGGAACGATTGTCGACAAACTACGAACAGAACATCACTATGTGATAATGAAGAAAAGCCGCTACCTTTGCGCCGCGACAGATACAGGATCTGTCAATGCGCTGAGTTTGTCCGATTTCAGTGTTGTGAAGTCCTGGAAGGCCCATGGAGCGGCGGTAAATGACATGGATGCCCGGAATGATCTTTTGGTCACTTGTGGTTTCTCAGTGAGACACCTTGGGTCTCCGATCGTTGATCCACTGGCGAACGTGTATGATCTGAAGACCCTATCACCTTTACCCCCTATCCCATTCCATGCTGGGGCTGCATATGTCCGTATGCACCCAAAGCTACAGACGACAAGTTTTGTTGCGTCGCAAACTGGCCAGCTTCAGGTTGTGGACCTTATGAACCCAAACGCCTTTAAGCTTCGCCAAGCCACCGTCTCCTTTATGCTGGGCATTGAGATTTCGCCATCCGGAGAGGCACTTGCCATAAACGATGCAGAATGCTCGATTCAGCTTTGGGGATCTCCGGCAAAGATTCACTTCAATGAAATGAGTAAGGAAGTTGAATTCGCCGATGTCACTCCACGGCCACCTCCCCTTGACTGGTCGCCAGAGACTCCATTGAATATGATTG CGAATCCCAAGAAAACCCGAAGATACCAGGTCGAAAACACTCGTGCATTGGCCTCTGAACCCGCACTGATTGCACCGAAATTCTTGAGTGAAAAGGCAAGAGACCAAAGCAAGGCAAGACTAGATGATGCCGTTGGCGACACTGCTGGTGCTCTTTCTGGCGCGAAGATTAGTGGAGAATCAGAGGATGACCCTCTGTTGAAGTACAGCAATGTCGAAATCAAATACAGTAGATTCGGAGTTGATGATTTCGACTTCAG GTTTTATAACCAGACTAATTTCTCAGGGTTAGAGACCCATATCGCAAACTCATTTACCAACTCCCTCCTTCAACTCTTCAAGTTTATTCCGTTAATACGAAATGTTGCTCTTCACCACGCTGCTACTTCTTGCATAGCTGAAAGCTGTCTGCTATGCGAAATGGGGTATCTTTTCGATATGTTGGAGAAGGCCAATGGTCAGAACTGCCAGGCAACAAATCTACTCAAAACCTTCAGCAGTTTCCGTGAAGCTTCGAGCTTAGGGTTGCTAGAAGAAAACCTCACAAACAAATCTCTTTCGGTAGCCATTCAGGCCGTCAACCGATTCTTCCTTGGCCAGATTGCGCAGGACTTCCGTAAGATCATGCCAAGCTCAGAAGATCTCGACATGAGGATGTCAACTATTGCACTAGAATCTATTCGGTGCATGTTTTGCCAGAACGAAATCGTGAGACCAGGGAATACACTTGTCAATGAGCTTATTTATCCCACGGTTGATATAAAACAAGCCCGTCGAAATCCTGCTTTTCGGTTCTCGAATATTCTGAGAGCAAGTATTGAACGGGAGGCACAGAATCGGGGATGGTGCAATTATTGCCGGAGATATCAACAAGTGGCTATGCGGAAAACAGTACATCGCATGCCCCTTGTGCTGATGATTAACGCAGCCGTGAATAACCCCATTTGTCGACGTCTTTGGACGATTCCTGGATGGCTGCCAGAGGAGATCGGCATTGTTGTCGAGGGCGGCCAGATCCTATGTGTTGAAGGGGAGGATTTGAGGTTGCGTATACACGGAAAGATGCCTGGCCTAATTGTATATGatttggttgggttggttgcGGAAATTGATATTCCAGAACACCAAAAGGCTCATTTGGTCTCGTTTGTCAATGTCTCCGTTTCGTCCCGTGAGCAGGAGACGAGGAGTAGATGGCATCTTTTCAACGATTTCTTAGTCACAGAGGTGGACAAAGATGAAGCTTTACGTTTCAACCAGCCGTGGAAATCGCCATGCGTGCTTGCATTCCAAGTAAGAGATGCGCGACATGCAGTGGATGACACATGGAAGGACTACCTGGACACGACGCTGCTTTTCCGTGACTGGTCTCTGAA CAACGGGCCCCCTGTCGAATCGCGTGTCATGCTTTCTGAGGAGGAAAAACCGACACCTGGCACACCTGTTGCTCTCGACACAGAATTCGTCGACCTCGAAAAGGCGGAAATTAACGTTAAAGCGGATGGCTCACAAGAAATCGTCAGGCCAAGCAAAAGTGGACTTGCTAGGGTGTCTGTACTTCGTGGTTCAGGTGTACAAGAGGGCGCTCCTTTCATTGATGATTACATATCTGTCAAAGAACCCATCGTTGACTATGTGACACAATATTCGGGTATCAAACCGGGCGATTTGGATCCACGTACCACTTCACATAATATTGTGCCGCTTAAAGTTGCATACAAGAAGTTGTGGCTGCTTCTCAACCTTGGCTGTGTGTTTGTTGGCCATGGCCTGGCCTCGGACTTTCGGAAAGTGAACATTCAAGTTCCCAAGAAACAGACGGTTGACACGCAATACTTGTTCTTCCACCCCGGGAAAAACAGACGACTGAGTCTTCGATACCTAGCATGGGCTGTGTTCAAAGAATACATCCAAGAAGAACCAGCAGACAGCAACCAGGGCCATGACTCAATTGAGGATGCGCGTATGGCCCTCCGACTATGGAAGAAGTTCCAAGAGTACGAGGATGCAGGTATTGTGGGGCAAATCCTGGAAGAGGTCTTCCGTGAGGGATCCAAATTGGGATTCAGACCTCCGGCTCGCAACGGCGTGGCCACAGTGCTTTCTCGACCTGGAACTGCAGTAACGATGCAGAATAATAACAGTGGCCGCAATACACCCAGCGCGCCTGATGTtggtgccgccgccgccgccgcaagTGCACCAGCTACCCCGCGGCAGGCGTTCCGACGATCCATTGCCTTGACGCCGAGCAATGGCACGTTTTCTGGGCCCGGATCGGGGGAGTTCTTTGGCGGCAGTCCGCTGAAGTAA
- a CDS encoding uncharacterized protein (COG:S;~EggNog:ENOG410Q2P4;~TransMembrane:4 (o15-36i59-83o103-125i137-159o)), whose translation MASREEEDPTYGEPFVYACWALTGLVSVALIFRYTVKAWASRVLPTVSSPTRIWGAEDLLFVMGYGFDIAHIVLIQISLDYGLGRHIWFLTDEQRIGAMKYDFLSQPLAVTASMFSRCGMTWFLYTCFSSLDRQIRIAIIIGMAIQIVVNSVTVLQIVLQCGPSPYYVTNRGSYFHYMWDGVPTDGSVVCQSPNVQTTIGFVQGGFNSTVDFFLTILSAMQLWQFSIRTVDHTPDGSNSFLARFKRMPRQARKRRIWQTVILSGPLALSGCASIVKTYLLKSLGERNDFTHNIMSFILWVKIENYCILLATCGPIVRLFVRVVFNNNNNNNKNPSTGKCSSFSNSRRRQYPFDGSGGGEVDRDPRSQGNSSNSQTQTQGSILMSVFGDKTIAEEGLYCDHIHGGGRTSSMGLARRGTTASTTTTIGAAKPRASASHSRMRSSDDGRESEEGGGRGVTVKTDITVQVAEDGTSTTGLMPPRYDN comes from the exons ATGGCCTctcgagaggaagaggatccAACCTACG GAGAGCCATTTGTCTATGCATGTTGG GCACTCACAGGCCTCGTCTCAGTTGCCTTGATCTTCAGATACACCGTCAAAGCATGGGCCAGCCGAGTTCTTCCCACTGTGAGCTCCCCGACAAGAATATGGGGTGCCGAAGACTTGTTATTTGTGATGGGCTATGGCTTTGATATAGCCCATATAGTCCTCATTCAAATAAG TCTTGACTATGGCTTGGGTCGACACATTTGGTTCCTGACCGACGAGCAACGGATTGGGGCCATGAAATATGATTTTCTCTCCCAGCCTTTAG CTGTTACCGCATCGATGTTTTCGCGCTGCGGAATGACCTGGTTTCTCTATACTTGTTTCAGCAGTCTCGACAGACAAATCCGGATCGCAATCATCATTGGAATGGCCATTCAGATAGTCGTGAACTCGGTGACCGTCTTGCAGATTGTGCTTCAATGCGGGCCAAGTCCGTACTACGTG ACAAACCGAGGATCATACTTCCACTACATGTGGGACGGCGTCCCAACCGATGGTTCAGTCGTCTGTCAGTCGCCAAATGTCCAAACGACAATCGGCTTTGTGCAAGGAG GATTCAACTCCACCGTCGATTTCTTCCTAaccatcctctccgccaTGCAACTATGGCAGTTCAGCATCCGCACCGTCGACCACACCCCGGACGGCTCGAACTCATTCCTTGCCCGGTTTAAGCGCATGCCTCGGCAGGCCCGGAAACGGCGGATATGGCAAACTGTTATCCTTAGTGGGCCGTTGGCCTTGTCGGGGTGTGCCTCTATTGTGAAGACTTAT TTACTCAAATCTCTCGGAGAACGGAATGATTTTACAC ATAACATAATGAGTTTCATCTTATGGGTAAA AATCGAAAACTACTGTATCCTGCTCGCAACCTGCGGGCCCATAGTCCGCCTGTTCGTGCGCGtcgtcttcaacaacaacaacaacaacaacaaaaacccCTCTACAGGGAAatgcagctccttctccaacagccGCAGACGTCAATACCCATTCgacggcagcggcggcggcgaagtcGACAGGGACCCGCGCAGCCAAGGGAATTCCAGTAattcccaaacccaaacacAGGGGTCTATTCTTATGTCCGTCTTCGGGGACAAGACTATAGCCGAAGAAGGGCTCTATTGTGATCATATCCACGGTGGTGgtagaactagtagtatGGGGCTTGCGCGACGGGGCACGACAGCCAGCACGACAACTACGATTGGGGCTGCGAAGCCTAGGGCTAGTGCGTCTCattcgaggatgaggagtaGTGATGATGGTAGGGAGAGCGAGGAaggtggtgggagggggGTTACGGTGAAGACGGATATTACGGTGCAAGTTGCTGAGGATGGGACGTCAACAACAGGGCTAATGCCTCCTAGGTATGATAATTAG